One window from the genome of Alkalihalobacillus sp. LMS6 encodes:
- the queE gene encoding 7-carboxy-7-deazaguanine synthase QueE: MSKPIPVLEMFGPTIQGEGAVIGQKTMFVRTGGCDYRCSWCDSAFTWDGTGKSEALTPEQILDRLESLAPNAFGHVTISGGNPALHKGLGDLVSLLKSRGIQTAVETQGSIWQDWLKEIDAVTISPKPPSSGMETNWQQLENHLANLHTQQVSLKVVVFNREDYAYAKHVHALFPQYDFYLQVGNEDPHLLDDQELLQTLLEQYEQLIEWTMHDQDMKHVRVLPQLHTFLWGNKRGV, translated from the coding sequence ATGAGTAAGCCTATTCCTGTATTAGAAATGTTCGGACCAACCATTCAAGGAGAAGGAGCGGTTATTGGTCAAAAAACAATGTTTGTGCGGACTGGAGGTTGTGATTACCGTTGTTCATGGTGTGACTCTGCTTTTACTTGGGACGGAACAGGTAAGAGTGAAGCATTAACACCAGAACAAATTTTGGATCGGTTGGAGAGTTTAGCTCCTAATGCCTTTGGTCATGTGACGATTTCAGGTGGAAATCCGGCTCTGCATAAAGGGTTAGGTGATCTTGTTTCTCTTTTAAAAAGCCGTGGTATTCAAACTGCCGTCGAAACCCAAGGATCGATTTGGCAAGACTGGTTAAAAGAAATTGATGCGGTAACGATTAGCCCTAAACCACCTAGTTCTGGCATGGAGACCAATTGGCAACAGCTTGAAAACCACTTAGCAAACTTACATACACAACAAGTAAGTTTGAAAGTGGTTGTGTTTAATCGTGAAGACTATGCGTACGCTAAGCACGTTCACGCTCTATTTCCTCAGTATGATTTTTATTTACAAGTTGGAAATGAAGATCCTCATTTACTAGATGATCAAGAACTTTTACAAACGTTATTGGAGCAATATGAGCAACTCATTGAATGGACGATGCATGATCAAGATATGAAGCATGTACGCGTTTTACCCCAACTTCACACGTTTTTATGGGGAAATAAACGAGGCGTATAG
- the sda gene encoding sporulation histidine kinase inhibitor Sda: protein MQQLNDQLLIEACELAEERKLNHDFIELLRNELERRGLGVSS, encoded by the coding sequence ATACAACAATTAAATGATCAACTGTTAATCGAGGCTTGTGAACTTGCCGAGGAAAGAAAACTTAATCATGATTTTATAGAGTTGTTAAGAAATGAATTAGAACGAAGAGGTTTGGGTGTCTCGAGCTAA
- the queC gene encoding 7-cyano-7-deazaguanine synthase QueC, with the protein MKNEKAIVVFSGGQDSTTCLFWALKQFSDVSVLIFDYGQRHKQEIDVAKAIANDAGVQARVIDLQLLSQLNANALTNPEMSIDEGGDGGLPNTFVPGRNHLFLSFAAIVAKELSAKHIITGVCETDFSGYPDCRDMFIKSLNVTLNLAMDDQFVIHTPLMWLNKEETWALADQLGKLAYVRNQTLTCYEGVIGDGCGACPSCKLRRRGLESYLQNKEAHV; encoded by the coding sequence ATGAAAAATGAAAAAGCGATTGTTGTTTTTAGTGGTGGACAAGATAGTACGACGTGTCTTTTTTGGGCACTCAAACAGTTTAGCGACGTTTCTGTACTAATCTTTGACTACGGTCAGCGCCATAAACAAGAAATTGATGTTGCCAAAGCGATTGCAAATGATGCGGGTGTTCAGGCAAGAGTGATTGATTTGCAATTACTCTCACAGTTGAACGCTAACGCCTTAACGAATCCAGAAATGAGCATTGATGAAGGAGGAGACGGCGGGTTGCCGAACACATTTGTTCCTGGTCGAAATCATCTCTTCCTTTCCTTTGCAGCGATCGTCGCAAAAGAACTAAGCGCAAAACATATTATTACTGGCGTCTGCGAAACAGATTTTAGTGGGTATCCAGATTGTCGTGATATGTTCATTAAATCACTGAATGTAACGTTAAATCTTGCAATGGATGACCAGTTTGTTATTCATACGCCATTAATGTGGTTGAATAAAGAAGAAACGTGGGCACTTGCTGATCAATTAGGAAAATTGGCATATGTGCGAAACCAAACCTTAACATGTTATGAAGGGGTAATAGGTGACGGTTGTGGCGCATGCCCTTCTTGTAAATTAAGACGCCGTGGTCTCGAGTCTTATTTACAAAATAAGGAGGCGCACGTATGA
- a CDS encoding SACOL1771 family peroxiredoxin — translation MLHQFFLECTWNGGRNSTGEIKTGALQSTISIPKEMNGPGEGTNPDEMLLGAAATCFVITYAAMLERAHIEKASLTLSSEAKVDVSKQVFTFKEIIHRPVLTIINEHDRAQALKLAYAAEQSCMISKALHGNVTITVEPSINEQKM, via the coding sequence ATGCTGCATCAGTTTTTTCTTGAATGCACATGGAATGGTGGACGGAACAGTACAGGTGAAATTAAAACAGGTGCTCTTCAATCGACTATTTCAATCCCAAAAGAAATGAATGGACCTGGAGAAGGAACAAACCCTGATGAAATGTTACTTGGAGCGGCGGCAACATGCTTTGTCATCACCTATGCGGCAATGTTAGAGCGCGCCCATATTGAAAAAGCTTCATTAACACTTTCTTCAGAAGCAAAAGTTGACGTAAGCAAGCAAGTGTTTACGTTTAAGGAAATCATTCATAGACCAGTGTTAACAATTATAAACGAGCATGATCGAGCTCAGGCGCTAAAACTTGCGTATGCTGCAGAACAATCATGTATGATTTCAAAAGCTTTGCATGGGAACGTCACAATTACTGTGGAGCCTAGTATTAATGAACAAAAAATGTAA
- a CDS encoding lytic transglycosylase domain-containing protein has product MKKWLYSFIIVFVVLIGVAVLLFEQNDRFRQGLYTAMIAEDQIPESYIPVYQEAGKTYEIPWELLASVHRVETIFSTMDPMESPVGALGHFQFMPRTWIGWTYPGVDDIGNVDDHVDITDVALIEEHNGYGTDATGNGEADPFNLHDSAHAAARFLSEHGAIDGEYEEALFSYNRSDAYVEEVMHYFETYKESYEPIELNGNQESHEAN; this is encoded by the coding sequence ATGAAAAAATGGCTCTATTCCTTTATTATTGTGTTCGTAGTCCTTATTGGGGTAGCGGTTCTATTGTTTGAACAAAATGATCGTTTTCGACAAGGGTTATACACAGCGATGATTGCTGAAGACCAAATTCCTGAAAGCTATATTCCAGTTTATCAAGAAGCTGGAAAAACGTATGAAATTCCGTGGGAACTTCTTGCATCGGTCCACCGTGTTGAAACCATCTTTTCTACTATGGATCCGATGGAAAGTCCAGTCGGTGCACTTGGTCACTTTCAGTTCATGCCACGAACATGGATTGGATGGACTTATCCCGGTGTAGATGATATTGGTAATGTAGATGATCACGTTGACATTACAGATGTTGCATTAATTGAAGAACACAATGGCTATGGAACAGATGCCACTGGCAATGGCGAGGCAGATCCGTTTAATTTGCACGATTCAGCTCATGCGGCTGCTCGTTTTTTATCTGAACATGGCGCAATAGACGGCGAGTATGAAGAAGCGCTTTTCTCTTATAATCGCAGTGATGCATACGTAGAAGAAGTCATGCATTATTTTGAAACGTATAAAGAGAGTTACGAACCGATTGAACTAAATGGCAATCAAGAATCACATGAAGCGAATTAA
- a CDS encoding transglutaminase family protein: MIFQVNHVSLFRYQSLSSASHNYARLKPKEDEGQQVRSFHLFIDPVFRQTHYQDIWDNSVTEFYVSEPHHSLTVRAESIVSVNRNEFNEGNDMPVRSYLPLNEPLRLKCSPFLQQSYLTQLRSDQVKTMMSAINVTNDIFTIINDALDWVYAQIDYNKSSTNVNTSAEQSFDLKSGVCQDKAHMMIGFLRALGIPARYVSGYVYSSDRASVLDTDESHAWVEGYVPGYGWVGFDPTNGERVLNHHIRVACGRDYLDVSPLKGTYKGSGNTITVSVKIEAL; this comes from the coding sequence GTGATATTTCAAGTTAATCACGTAAGTTTGTTTCGGTATCAATCATTATCAAGTGCAAGTCATAATTATGCACGACTTAAACCTAAGGAAGACGAGGGGCAACAAGTACGATCGTTTCATCTATTTATCGATCCAGTGTTTCGGCAAACCCACTATCAAGATATTTGGGACAATAGCGTTACAGAATTTTATGTGTCGGAACCACACCACTCATTAACGGTTCGTGCGGAATCCATTGTTTCTGTTAACAGAAACGAATTTAACGAGGGGAACGACATGCCTGTAAGATCTTATTTACCGCTGAACGAGCCGTTACGATTGAAATGCAGTCCGTTTTTACAACAATCTTATTTAACGCAACTGCGTTCTGATCAAGTGAAAACGATGATGAGCGCTATCAATGTGACGAATGATATTTTCACAATTATAAATGATGCTTTAGACTGGGTGTATGCACAGATCGACTACAATAAAAGCAGTACGAACGTAAATACAAGTGCTGAACAATCATTTGATTTAAAGAGTGGTGTTTGTCAAGATAAGGCCCATATGATGATTGGCTTTCTTCGGGCACTAGGCATACCAGCACGGTATGTGAGTGGGTATGTATACTCGTCTGACCGCGCGTCTGTTTTGGATACGGATGAAAGTCATGCGTGGGTAGAAGGCTATGTACCTGGATATGGTTGGGTAGGATTTGATCCTACAAATGGTGAACGGGTATTAAATCATCATATCCGTGTAGCGTGTGGGCGAGACTATTTAGATGTTTCTCCACTAAAAGGAACGTATAAAGGAAGCGGTAATACAATTACGGTATCCGTTAAAATTGAAGCTTTATAA
- the queF gene encoding preQ(1) synthase — MAGRNEETLNDVTLLGNQGTAYSFTYHPDVLETFDNQHPNRDYMVKFNCPEFTTLCPKTHQPDFATIYISYIPDVKMVESKSLKLYLFSFRNHGDFHEDSVNTIMNDLIKLMDPRYIEVWGKFTPRGGISIDPYCNYGKAGTKFEEMANYRLMNHDMNPETITNR, encoded by the coding sequence ATGGCAGGAAGAAACGAAGAAACATTAAATGATGTGACGCTTCTCGGAAATCAAGGGACCGCGTACTCATTCACATATCATCCAGACGTACTAGAAACATTTGATAACCAACACCCAAACCGAGACTATATGGTGAAGTTTAACTGTCCTGAGTTTACGACATTATGCCCGAAAACGCATCAGCCAGATTTCGCTACAATCTATATAAGTTATATACCGGACGTGAAAATGGTTGAAAGCAAATCGCTAAAACTTTATTTGTTTAGTTTTCGTAATCATGGCGATTTTCATGAAGATTCCGTTAATACAATTATGAATGACTTAATCAAATTAATGGACCCACGATACATTGAGGTCTGGGGAAAATTTACTCCAAGAGGAGGCATTTCCATTGATCCTTATTGTAATTATGGGAAAGCCGGGACGAAGTTTGAAGAAATGGCGAACTATCGTTTAATGAATCATGACATGAACCCAGAGACTATCACAAATCGATAA
- a CDS encoding circularly permuted type 2 ATP-grasp protein, which produces MFGESGTVKKHYKDFHDILSDFDLEQLQEKSEQAQASFLRQGITFTVYKDSEGTERTMPFDFIPIIMPNGEWEMIEKGMKQRVKALNLFLEDLFSEQRIINDNVVPSSLLADNLTFLNALHKTEVPLKQRIFLAGIDLIRDQHGTYRVLEDNLRNPSGLSYVYQNRFVMRQVYPEFFENYHLYTLEDQLNHLRDALLDYSPRKKEGKAVAVLLTPGVYNSAYYDHVFLAQQMGIDLVEAPDLLVEDQHVYMRTIYGLKKVDVIYRRIDDEYLDPTVFLKESMLGVPGLIDVYKKGNVAILNGIGNGLADNKAIYAYVPKIISYYLGEKPIIPNVDTYLLDDDSQRDWVLEHLSELVIKNVGASGGYDMLIGPHASEDEKEQFKAKIRATPSQYIAQPTIQLSRAPVFQKNEFYPAHIDLRVFVINGKKTHVIPGGLSRVALKKGSLVVNSSQGGGGKDTWILKS; this is translated from the coding sequence ATGTTTGGAGAGAGCGGAACTGTAAAAAAACATTACAAAGACTTTCACGATATTCTTTCAGACTTTGATTTGGAACAACTTCAAGAGAAGAGCGAGCAAGCGCAAGCATCATTTCTTAGGCAGGGAATTACATTTACTGTTTATAAAGATTCTGAAGGTACCGAGCGGACGATGCCGTTTGACTTCATTCCGATTATCATGCCAAATGGTGAATGGGAAATGATTGAAAAGGGCATGAAACAACGTGTTAAAGCACTAAATTTGTTTTTAGAAGATTTATTTAGTGAACAGCGAATTATAAATGATAATGTTGTACCTTCTTCATTATTAGCTGACAATTTAACTTTTTTAAATGCTTTACACAAAACAGAGGTGCCGTTAAAACAGCGTATTTTTTTAGCTGGTATTGATTTAATTCGCGATCAGCATGGAACGTATCGTGTGCTTGAAGATAATTTGAGAAATCCTTCTGGATTGTCATATGTGTATCAAAATCGATTTGTTATGCGTCAAGTTTACCCTGAATTTTTCGAAAATTACCACTTATACACGCTCGAAGATCAGTTAAATCATTTACGCGACGCACTATTAGACTATTCTCCGCGAAAAAAAGAAGGCAAAGCCGTTGCCGTTCTTTTAACACCAGGTGTGTATAATTCAGCCTACTATGATCATGTCTTTTTAGCTCAACAAATGGGCATCGATTTAGTGGAGGCACCGGATTTACTTGTAGAAGATCAACATGTATATATGCGAACAATTTATGGATTGAAGAAGGTAGACGTTATTTACCGAAGAATTGATGATGAGTATTTGGATCCAACTGTCTTTTTAAAAGAGTCAATGTTAGGTGTACCAGGATTAATTGATGTTTATAAAAAAGGAAATGTGGCGATTCTAAACGGAATCGGTAATGGATTAGCTGATAACAAAGCAATCTATGCGTACGTCCCGAAAATTATCTCTTACTACTTAGGCGAAAAACCGATTATTCCAAACGTAGATACGTATCTACTAGATGACGATTCTCAAAGAGATTGGGTACTTGAACACTTATCGGAACTTGTGATCAAAAATGTGGGTGCTTCAGGTGGCTATGATATGTTAATCGGTCCACACGCTTCAGAAGATGAAAAAGAACAATTTAAAGCGAAAATACGGGCCACACCTTCTCAATATATTGCACAACCGACCATTCAATTATCGCGGGCGCCTGTTTTTCAGAAAAATGAATTTTACCCAGCACATATTGATTTACGCGTATTCGTTATTAACGGAAAGAAAACGCATGTCATACCTGGAGGGCTTTCCCGAGTGGCGTTAAAAAAAGGATCGCTTGTCGTTAACTCATCTCAAGGTGGCGGTGGAAAAGACACGTGGATTTTAAAATCGTAG
- a CDS encoding alpha-E domain-containing protein, translating to MLTRTADSLYWMSRNIERSEKIAGLLATELTTVLETSNQEEIIKSELETIVSISASEEDAFRVAEQNQLNVTDVTNFLLFSEKNPNSIYNCVRIARENARTTRDHLSDDFWMIINGFHLLMNEKKHLNISAPEIQHLLHQVKMTSLSAQGIIESTVTRGNDYRMIKIGKWIERADFTVRILLALCKKSKENPELSGYYMTQALQFVNGSAAYLREHQPIMHPSYVIEFILNKSNFPCSILYCVEKLLVSIKRIDKESGTSYSYFLTQQIKDITDGLKELEDMEMELSSCILTFNRHYEKLQVS from the coding sequence ATGTTAACAAGAACGGCTGACTCCTTATACTGGATGTCCAGAAATATAGAACGATCGGAAAAAATTGCAGGGTTACTTGCTACAGAATTAACGACCGTTTTAGAAACATCTAATCAAGAAGAGATCATTAAAAGTGAACTTGAAACAATTGTATCGATTTCAGCATCTGAAGAAGATGCATTCCGTGTAGCAGAACAAAATCAGCTCAATGTGACGGATGTAACAAACTTTCTACTTTTTTCAGAAAAAAACCCGAATTCTATCTATAACTGTGTACGAATTGCTCGTGAAAATGCACGCACCACACGGGATCACTTAAGTGATGACTTTTGGATGATTATTAACGGGTTTCATCTATTAATGAACGAAAAGAAACACCTTAATATCTCAGCTCCGGAGATTCAACATTTGTTGCATCAAGTGAAAATGACTTCATTATCCGCCCAAGGCATTATTGAGTCAACGGTCACACGGGGAAATGATTACCGAATGATCAAAATTGGTAAGTGGATTGAACGAGCAGATTTCACTGTACGAATTTTGCTTGCCCTTTGCAAAAAATCTAAAGAAAATCCAGAGTTGTCGGGGTATTACATGACGCAAGCGTTACAATTTGTAAATGGTTCTGCTGCATATCTTCGTGAACATCAGCCAATTATGCATCCTTCGTATGTCATTGAGTTTATATTGAACAAGTCGAATTTCCCGTGCTCAATTCTTTACTGTGTTGAGAAATTACTTGTTTCGATTAAACGAATCGATAAGGAAAGCGGAACAAGCTATTCTTATTTTCTTACTCAACAAATTAAAGATATTACGGACGGTTTAAAAGAATTAGAGGATATGGAAATGGAATTATCTTCTTGTATTCTTACGTTTAACCGTCATTATGAAAAGCTTCAAGTGAGTTAG
- the queD gene encoding 6-carboxytetrahydropterin synthase QueD has product MIQQIYPSTPHPYTFELNKDMHVAAAHFINHKDAGKCQHVHGHTYMINVTIAGDELDEAGFLVDFKQLKETIHDRFDHQLLNNDSHFQDTPPSTEFVAKTIYDLIETKLEQLDNRPTCIQVFVRETPTSYVVYRPKRASHE; this is encoded by the coding sequence ATGATACAACAAATTTATCCTAGTACACCGCATCCCTATACATTTGAACTAAACAAAGATATGCACGTGGCGGCCGCGCATTTCATTAATCATAAAGATGCAGGAAAATGCCAACACGTCCATGGACATACGTACATGATAAATGTAACCATCGCTGGAGATGAATTAGACGAAGCTGGTTTTCTCGTTGATTTTAAGCAGTTAAAAGAAACGATTCATGACCGCTTTGATCATCAGTTGTTAAATAACGATAGTCATTTTCAAGATACGCCACCGTCAACTGAATTTGTGGCCAAAACCATTTATGATCTTATCGAAACAAAATTAGAACAACTAGACAATCGCCCGACATGCATACAAGTATTTGTTCGTGAAACACCAACAAGCTATGTTGTGTATCGACCGAAACGAGCTTCTCATGAGTAA